A single window of Gossypium arboreum isolate Shixiya-1 chromosome 13, ASM2569848v2, whole genome shotgun sequence DNA harbors:
- the LOC128286810 gene encoding uncharacterized protein LOC128286810: MPNYVKFMKDIFSKKKQLSEYETVALTKECSACLQNKLPSKIKDTGSFTIPCNIGELYCSKTLCGLEASINLMPKSIFKLLGIGEVRPTTVTLQLADQSLAYPEGKINDVLVRVDKFIFPTDFIVLDFEADKEVLSILGRHFLVGKNVDRCAKRLTHDTSSR; encoded by the coding sequence atgccCAATTATGTAAAGTTTATGAAAGATATCTTTTCCAAGAAGAAACAACttagtgagtatgagactgtcgCTTTGACGAAGGAGTGTAGTGCGTGTTTACAGAACAAGCTACCTTCAAAAATAAAGGATACTGGAAGCTTTAcaataccttgcaacattggtgAATTATATTGTAGTAAAACTTTGTGTGGCTTAGAAGCAAGCATCAACTTGATgcccaaatctattttcaagcTATTGGGAATAGGTGAAGTAAGACCCACTACTGTAACCCTTCAACTTGCAGATCAGTCATTGGCATATCCTGAAGGAAAGATCaatgatgttttggtaagagttgaTAAATTCATTTTTCCTACTGATTTCATTGTTTTGGAttttgaagcagacaaagaagtTTTGAGCATCCTCGGGAGACATTTCCTAGTCGGGAAGAACGTTGATAGATGTGCAAAAAGGCTAACTCATGATACGAGTTCAAGATAA